In Gossypium arboreum isolate Shixiya-1 chromosome 5, ASM2569848v2, whole genome shotgun sequence, a single genomic region encodes these proteins:
- the LOC108453624 gene encoding auxin response factor 3-like isoform X2 gives MGGLIDLNTTEDEETPSYGSLSPSSSSASVLSASGSASSSPVCLELWHACAGPLISLPKRGSVVVYFPQGHLEQVSDFSGVAPAYDLPPHVFCRVVDVKLHAEGATDEVYAQVSLVPENEQIEQKLKEGNIEVDGEEDAEADIKSTTPHMFCKTLTASDTSTHGGFSVPRRAAEDCFPPLDYNQQRPSQELVAKDLHGLEWRFRHIYRGQPRRHLLTTGWSAFVNKKKLVSGDAVLFLRGENGELRLGIRRAAHIKNGTSFHSLCTQQLNRSNFADVVHAISMKSVFSIYYNPRASSSEFIIPVHKFWKSLDHSFSVGMRFKMRFESEDAAEGRYTGVVTGISEMDPVRWSGSKWRCLLVRWDDIETNRHIRVSPWEIEPSSSISSSNSLLSPGSKRNRVGLPSGKPEFMVPEGIGASDFGESLRFQKVLQGQEILGFNTHNDGANSQIMHRSDISRRFPCSNGSGIAAIRNIGRDTLVNPDISYKGVGFEESFRFQKVLQGQETFVSPPCRRGPTVDDTRESDSPGAPDVGQLSGTRSGWSSLMQSYNTHSRIGPSAQVSSPSSVLKFQHASNPFANVNPIHNLNSQEKEQRVHKSSSFHAPETYGDGIPSSTGGHGSRRRYLGSLHSFGPSTDTVQLGDSQPLSAQPTFRTSQELAASCKSSCRLFGFSLTEGGHDAAKEDNMVQATSSLGAGAFLPRIGEQFNTQPPAVTNTVGSSYTKGILQHCLKNYDEDATNDDRARRCMHAYSLL, from the exons GTCCGATTTTTCCGGCGTAGCTCCAGCATATGATCTCCCTCCTCACGTGTTTTGTCGGGTTGTTGATGTCAAGCTCCAT GCTGAGGGTGCCACAGATGAGGTTTACGCTCAAGTTTCACTTGTTCCTGAAAATGAG CAAATTGAGCAGAAGTTGAAAGAAGGGAACATAGAAGTAGATGGTGAAGAGGATGCCGAAGCAGATATCAAGTCCACCACGCCCCACATGTTCTGCAAGACTCTTACGGCTTCTGATACCAGTACACATGGAGGCTTCTCTGTTCCTCGTCGAGCTGCTGAGGACTGCTTCCCTCCCTTG GATTATAATCAGCAGCGGCCCTCCCAAGAGCTTGTTGCTAAAGACCTGCATGGCCTGGAATGGAGATTTCGACACATCTATAGGG GACAACCACGGAGGCATTTGCTTACAACTGGATGGAGTGCTTTTGTAAATAAGAAGAAGCTTGTCTCTGGAGACGCTGTGCTTTTTCTTAG GGGTGAGAATGGAGAACTGAGGCTGGGAATCCGAAGAGCTGCTCACATTAAAAATGGCACTTCTTTTCATTCTTTGTGCACCCAGCAGTTGAACCGCAGCAATTTCGCAGATGTGGTCCATGCTATATCTATGAAAAGTGTGTTCAGCATTTACTACAATCCAAG GGCCAGTTCATCAGAGTTCATAATACCAGTGCATAAGTTCTGGAAGAGTCTTGATCATTCTTTTTCTGTTGGAATGAGATTTAAGATGCGGTTTGAATCTGAAGATGCAGCAGAAGGAAG ATACACAGGAGTTGTAACCGGAATTAGTGAGATGGATCCTGTTAGATGGTCTGGTTCAAAATGGAGATGCCTGCTG GTAAGGTGGGATGATATTGAAACCAATAGGCATATTAGGGTCTCTCCCTGGGAAATTGAACCATCCAGTTCAATATCTAGTTCTAACAGCTTGCTCTCTCCTGGTTCTAAAAGGAACAGGGTTGGACTGCCTTCAGGGAAACCTGAATTTATGGTTCCTG AAGGAATTGGAGCATCAGACTTTGGGGAATCTTTGCGGTTCCAGAAGGTCTTGCAAGGTCaagaaattttgggttttaaCACTCATAATGATGGTGCTAATAGTCAGATAATGCACCGGTCTGATATAAGTCGGCGCTTTCCTTGCTCTAATGGTTCTGGTATTGCTGCTATACGAAATATTGGTAGAGACACATTGGTGAATCCTGATATTTCTTATAAGGGTGTAGGCTTTGAGGAATCTTTCAGATTCCAAAAGGTCTTGCAAGGTCAAGAAACTTTTGTAAGCCCTCCATGTAGAAGAGGTCCAACTGTAGATGACACTCGAGAAAGTGACAGTCCTGGTGCCCCTGATGTTGGTCAGTTGTCGGGAACTAGAAGTGGATGGTCTTCTTTGATGCAGAGCTATAATACTCATAGTCGTATAGGACCATCTGCACAAGTGTCCTCACCGTCTTCAGTGCTAAAGTTCCAACATGCAAGCAATCCATTTGCAAACGTCAATCCTATTCATAACTTGAATAGCCAGGAAAAGGAGCAAAGAGTTCATAAAAGTAGTTCTTTTCATGCTCCCGAAACATATGGGGACGGGATACCATCTTCAACTGGTGGACATGGTTCCCGTAGGAGGTATCTAGGAAGCCTGCATTCATTTGGTCCTTCAACTGATACTGTTCAGCTTGGTGATTCTCAACCTCTGTCAGCACAACCAACATTTAGGACAAGTCAAGAATTAGCTGCTTCATGTAAAAGTAGCTGCAGGCtttttggtttctccttgactGAGGGAGGACATGATGCTGCCAAGGAGGACAACATGGTGCAAGCAACCTCGTCATTGGGTGCTGGAGCTTTCTTACCTCGCATTGGGGAACAGTTTAACACACAACCTCCTGCAGTGACAAACACAGTTGGAAGCAGTTATACCAAA GGAATCCTGCAACATTGTCTCAAAAATTATGATGAAGATGCCACTAATGATGACAGAGCAAGAAGATGCATGCATGCCTATAGTCTGCTTTAG
- the LOC108453624 gene encoding auxin response factor 3-like isoform X3: MGGLIDLNTTEDEETPSYGSLSPSSSSASVLSASGSASSSPVCLELWHACAGPLISLPKRGSVVVYFPQGHLEQVSDFSGVAPAYDLPPHVFCRVVDVKLHAEGATDEVYAQVSLVPENEQIEQKLKEGNIEVDGEEDAEADIKSTTPHMFCKTLTASDTSTHGGFSVPRRAAEDCFPPLDYNQQRPSQELVAKDLHGLEWRFRHIYRGQPRRHLLTTGWSAFVNKKKLVSGDAVLFLRGENGELRLGIRRAAHIKNGTSFHSLCTQQLNRSNFADVVHAISMKSVFSIYYNPSRASSSEFIIPVHKFWKSLDHSFSVGMRFKMRFESEDAAEGRYTGVVTGISEMDPVRWSGSKWRCLLVRWDDIETNRHIRVSPWEIEPSSSISSSNSLLSPGSKRNRVGLPSGKPEFMVPEGIGASDFGESLRFQKVLQGQEILGFNTHNDGANSQIMHRSDISRRFPCSNGSGIAAIRNIGRDTLVNPDISYKGVGFEESFRFQKVLQGQETFVSPPCRRGPTVDDTRESDSPGAPDVGQLSGTRSGWSSLMQSYNTHSRIGPSAQVSSPSSVLKFQHASNPFANVNPIHNLNSQEKEQRVHKSSSFHAPETYGDGIPSSTGGHGSRRRYLGSLHSFGPSTDTVQLGDSQPLSAQPTFRTSQELAASCKSSCRLFGFSLTEGGHDAAKEDNMVQATSSLGAGAFLPRIGEQFNTQPPAVTNTVGSSYTKVPPIRSCVYTGFWSLMNMML, translated from the exons GTCCGATTTTTCCGGCGTAGCTCCAGCATATGATCTCCCTCCTCACGTGTTTTGTCGGGTTGTTGATGTCAAGCTCCAT GCTGAGGGTGCCACAGATGAGGTTTACGCTCAAGTTTCACTTGTTCCTGAAAATGAG CAAATTGAGCAGAAGTTGAAAGAAGGGAACATAGAAGTAGATGGTGAAGAGGATGCCGAAGCAGATATCAAGTCCACCACGCCCCACATGTTCTGCAAGACTCTTACGGCTTCTGATACCAGTACACATGGAGGCTTCTCTGTTCCTCGTCGAGCTGCTGAGGACTGCTTCCCTCCCTTG GATTATAATCAGCAGCGGCCCTCCCAAGAGCTTGTTGCTAAAGACCTGCATGGCCTGGAATGGAGATTTCGACACATCTATAGGG GACAACCACGGAGGCATTTGCTTACAACTGGATGGAGTGCTTTTGTAAATAAGAAGAAGCTTGTCTCTGGAGACGCTGTGCTTTTTCTTAG GGGTGAGAATGGAGAACTGAGGCTGGGAATCCGAAGAGCTGCTCACATTAAAAATGGCACTTCTTTTCATTCTTTGTGCACCCAGCAGTTGAACCGCAGCAATTTCGCAGATGTGGTCCATGCTATATCTATGAAAAGTGTGTTCAGCATTTACTACAATCCAAG CAGGGCCAGTTCATCAGAGTTCATAATACCAGTGCATAAGTTCTGGAAGAGTCTTGATCATTCTTTTTCTGTTGGAATGAGATTTAAGATGCGGTTTGAATCTGAAGATGCAGCAGAAGGAAG ATACACAGGAGTTGTAACCGGAATTAGTGAGATGGATCCTGTTAGATGGTCTGGTTCAAAATGGAGATGCCTGCTG GTAAGGTGGGATGATATTGAAACCAATAGGCATATTAGGGTCTCTCCCTGGGAAATTGAACCATCCAGTTCAATATCTAGTTCTAACAGCTTGCTCTCTCCTGGTTCTAAAAGGAACAGGGTTGGACTGCCTTCAGGGAAACCTGAATTTATGGTTCCTG AAGGAATTGGAGCATCAGACTTTGGGGAATCTTTGCGGTTCCAGAAGGTCTTGCAAGGTCaagaaattttgggttttaaCACTCATAATGATGGTGCTAATAGTCAGATAATGCACCGGTCTGATATAAGTCGGCGCTTTCCTTGCTCTAATGGTTCTGGTATTGCTGCTATACGAAATATTGGTAGAGACACATTGGTGAATCCTGATATTTCTTATAAGGGTGTAGGCTTTGAGGAATCTTTCAGATTCCAAAAGGTCTTGCAAGGTCAAGAAACTTTTGTAAGCCCTCCATGTAGAAGAGGTCCAACTGTAGATGACACTCGAGAAAGTGACAGTCCTGGTGCCCCTGATGTTGGTCAGTTGTCGGGAACTAGAAGTGGATGGTCTTCTTTGATGCAGAGCTATAATACTCATAGTCGTATAGGACCATCTGCACAAGTGTCCTCACCGTCTTCAGTGCTAAAGTTCCAACATGCAAGCAATCCATTTGCAAACGTCAATCCTATTCATAACTTGAATAGCCAGGAAAAGGAGCAAAGAGTTCATAAAAGTAGTTCTTTTCATGCTCCCGAAACATATGGGGACGGGATACCATCTTCAACTGGTGGACATGGTTCCCGTAGGAGGTATCTAGGAAGCCTGCATTCATTTGGTCCTTCAACTGATACTGTTCAGCTTGGTGATTCTCAACCTCTGTCAGCACAACCAACATTTAGGACAAGTCAAGAATTAGCTGCTTCATGTAAAAGTAGCTGCAGGCtttttggtttctccttgactGAGGGAGGACATGATGCTGCCAAGGAGGACAACATGGTGCAAGCAACCTCGTCATTGGGTGCTGGAGCTTTCTTACCTCGCATTGGGGAACAGTTTAACACACAACCTCCTGCAGTGACAAACACAGTTGGAAGCAGTTATACCAAA GTCCCACCAATAAGGAGTTGTGTGTACACAGGGTTTTGGAGCTTGATGAATATGATGTTGTGA
- the LOC108453624 gene encoding auxin response factor 3-like isoform X1, which translates to MGGLIDLNTTEDEETPSYGSLSPSSSSASVLSASGSASSSPVCLELWHACAGPLISLPKRGSVVVYFPQGHLEQVSDFSGVAPAYDLPPHVFCRVVDVKLHAEGATDEVYAQVSLVPENEQIEQKLKEGNIEVDGEEDAEADIKSTTPHMFCKTLTASDTSTHGGFSVPRRAAEDCFPPLDYNQQRPSQELVAKDLHGLEWRFRHIYRGQPRRHLLTTGWSAFVNKKKLVSGDAVLFLRGENGELRLGIRRAAHIKNGTSFHSLCTQQLNRSNFADVVHAISMKSVFSIYYNPSRASSSEFIIPVHKFWKSLDHSFSVGMRFKMRFESEDAAEGRYTGVVTGISEMDPVRWSGSKWRCLLVRWDDIETNRHIRVSPWEIEPSSSISSSNSLLSPGSKRNRVGLPSGKPEFMVPEGIGASDFGESLRFQKVLQGQEILGFNTHNDGANSQIMHRSDISRRFPCSNGSGIAAIRNIGRDTLVNPDISYKGVGFEESFRFQKVLQGQETFVSPPCRRGPTVDDTRESDSPGAPDVGQLSGTRSGWSSLMQSYNTHSRIGPSAQVSSPSSVLKFQHASNPFANVNPIHNLNSQEKEQRVHKSSSFHAPETYGDGIPSSTGGHGSRRRYLGSLHSFGPSTDTVQLGDSQPLSAQPTFRTSQELAASCKSSCRLFGFSLTEGGHDAAKEDNMVQATSSLGAGAFLPRIGEQFNTQPPAVTNTVGSSYTKGILQHCLKNYDEDATNDDRARRCMHAYSLL; encoded by the exons GTCCGATTTTTCCGGCGTAGCTCCAGCATATGATCTCCCTCCTCACGTGTTTTGTCGGGTTGTTGATGTCAAGCTCCAT GCTGAGGGTGCCACAGATGAGGTTTACGCTCAAGTTTCACTTGTTCCTGAAAATGAG CAAATTGAGCAGAAGTTGAAAGAAGGGAACATAGAAGTAGATGGTGAAGAGGATGCCGAAGCAGATATCAAGTCCACCACGCCCCACATGTTCTGCAAGACTCTTACGGCTTCTGATACCAGTACACATGGAGGCTTCTCTGTTCCTCGTCGAGCTGCTGAGGACTGCTTCCCTCCCTTG GATTATAATCAGCAGCGGCCCTCCCAAGAGCTTGTTGCTAAAGACCTGCATGGCCTGGAATGGAGATTTCGACACATCTATAGGG GACAACCACGGAGGCATTTGCTTACAACTGGATGGAGTGCTTTTGTAAATAAGAAGAAGCTTGTCTCTGGAGACGCTGTGCTTTTTCTTAG GGGTGAGAATGGAGAACTGAGGCTGGGAATCCGAAGAGCTGCTCACATTAAAAATGGCACTTCTTTTCATTCTTTGTGCACCCAGCAGTTGAACCGCAGCAATTTCGCAGATGTGGTCCATGCTATATCTATGAAAAGTGTGTTCAGCATTTACTACAATCCAAG CAGGGCCAGTTCATCAGAGTTCATAATACCAGTGCATAAGTTCTGGAAGAGTCTTGATCATTCTTTTTCTGTTGGAATGAGATTTAAGATGCGGTTTGAATCTGAAGATGCAGCAGAAGGAAG ATACACAGGAGTTGTAACCGGAATTAGTGAGATGGATCCTGTTAGATGGTCTGGTTCAAAATGGAGATGCCTGCTG GTAAGGTGGGATGATATTGAAACCAATAGGCATATTAGGGTCTCTCCCTGGGAAATTGAACCATCCAGTTCAATATCTAGTTCTAACAGCTTGCTCTCTCCTGGTTCTAAAAGGAACAGGGTTGGACTGCCTTCAGGGAAACCTGAATTTATGGTTCCTG AAGGAATTGGAGCATCAGACTTTGGGGAATCTTTGCGGTTCCAGAAGGTCTTGCAAGGTCaagaaattttgggttttaaCACTCATAATGATGGTGCTAATAGTCAGATAATGCACCGGTCTGATATAAGTCGGCGCTTTCCTTGCTCTAATGGTTCTGGTATTGCTGCTATACGAAATATTGGTAGAGACACATTGGTGAATCCTGATATTTCTTATAAGGGTGTAGGCTTTGAGGAATCTTTCAGATTCCAAAAGGTCTTGCAAGGTCAAGAAACTTTTGTAAGCCCTCCATGTAGAAGAGGTCCAACTGTAGATGACACTCGAGAAAGTGACAGTCCTGGTGCCCCTGATGTTGGTCAGTTGTCGGGAACTAGAAGTGGATGGTCTTCTTTGATGCAGAGCTATAATACTCATAGTCGTATAGGACCATCTGCACAAGTGTCCTCACCGTCTTCAGTGCTAAAGTTCCAACATGCAAGCAATCCATTTGCAAACGTCAATCCTATTCATAACTTGAATAGCCAGGAAAAGGAGCAAAGAGTTCATAAAAGTAGTTCTTTTCATGCTCCCGAAACATATGGGGACGGGATACCATCTTCAACTGGTGGACATGGTTCCCGTAGGAGGTATCTAGGAAGCCTGCATTCATTTGGTCCTTCAACTGATACTGTTCAGCTTGGTGATTCTCAACCTCTGTCAGCACAACCAACATTTAGGACAAGTCAAGAATTAGCTGCTTCATGTAAAAGTAGCTGCAGGCtttttggtttctccttgactGAGGGAGGACATGATGCTGCCAAGGAGGACAACATGGTGCAAGCAACCTCGTCATTGGGTGCTGGAGCTTTCTTACCTCGCATTGGGGAACAGTTTAACACACAACCTCCTGCAGTGACAAACACAGTTGGAAGCAGTTATACCAAA GGAATCCTGCAACATTGTCTCAAAAATTATGATGAAGATGCCACTAATGATGACAGAGCAAGAAGATGCATGCATGCCTATAGTCTGCTTTAG
- the LOC108451905 gene encoding glutaredoxin-C9: MQEAIPYKSYMAATAGGRSRLHNFLEGAGNGGEHRLVANGRENSVTKLVVENAVIVFGRRGCCMCHVVNRLLLGLGVNPVVCEVNEEKEEAVLHELSVINGGGVQFPAVFVGGKLFGGLDRVMSTHITGELVPILKEAGALWL; the protein is encoded by the coding sequence ATGCAAGAAGCAATCCCTTATAAATCATACATGGCTGCCACCGCCGGTGGCCGTTCGCGGCTTCACAATTTTCTCGAAGGCGCCGGTAATGGCGGGGAACATCGACTCGTTGCCAACGGCCGTGAAAACAGTGTAACGAAATTGGTTGTGGAGAATGCGGTGATAGTATTCGGTAGACGTGGTTGCTGCATGTGCCATGTCGTGAACAGGTTGCTACTGGGGCTCGGAGTGAATCCGGTGGTTTGTGAAGTGAACGAAGAGAAGGAAGAGGCGGTGCTCCATGAACTGTCAGTAATAAACGGGGGTGGAGTTCAGTTCCCGGCTGTTTTCGTGGGAGGGAAGTTGTTCGGCGGTTTGGATAGGGTCATGTCTACGCATATCACAGGTGAATTGGTGCCTATTCTGAAAGAAGCGGGGGCTTTATGGCTATGA
- the LOC108450217 gene encoding NAC domain-containing protein 73-like, with translation MTWCNNPDDDARAIKLVATATKEPSLAVAATSAASYTKIHEIQTIICPSCGFNIPYQDQTGIHDLPGLPAGVKFDPTDQEILEHLEAKVISDLRKLHPLLDEFIPTLEGENGICYTHPEKLPGVSKDGQIRHFFHRPSKAYTTGTRKRRKVHTDEEGSETRWHKTGKTRAVSVGGAVKGFKKILVLYTNYGRQRKPEKTNWVMHQYHLGNNEEEKDGELVISKVFYQTQPRQCGPSSVKYTLDRKLKTRSRLHQNPNPMAKSSGSRGLVEYNNPPFIPYDDGSHHNRESPPQLIPNLVVQGDGSSFIRLTSDTSKGRVERK, from the exons ATGACATGGTGCAATAACCCAGATGATGATGCTAGAGCTATAAAGTTAGTTGCAACAGCCACTAAAGAACCCTCTCTTGCCGTCGCTGCCACCTCAGCCGCTTCCTACACCAAAATCCATGAAATCCAAACCATTATTTGCCCTTCATGTGGTTTTAACATACCCTACCAAGATCAG ACGGGAATTCATGATTTGCCAGGGTTACCAGCCGGAGTGAAGTTTGATCCAACTGACCAAGAAATTTTAGAGCATTTAGAGGCCAAAGTAATATCTGATCTGCGCAAGCTTCATCCGTTGCTTGATGAGTTTATTCCAACACTGGAAGGAGAAAATGGGATATGCTATACTCATCCTGAGAAGTTGCCGG GTGTAAGCAAAGATGGCCAAATTAGACACTTCTTCCATCGACCCTCCAAGGCGTACACAACCGGGACAAGGAAGAGAAGAAAAGTTCACACGGATGAAGAGGGAAGCGAAACAAGGTGGCATAAAACAGGCAAGACCCGAGCAGTTTCGGTTGGTGGGGCAGTGAAGGGATTCAAAAAGATCTTAGTGCTCTACACTAACTATGGCAGGCAAAGGAAGCCTGAGAAGACTAACTGGGTGATGCATCAATATCACCTCGGCAACAATGAAGAAGAGAAAGATGGAGAGTTAGTGATTTCCAAAGTTTTTTACCAAACTCAACCGAGACAATGCGGTCCCAGTAGTGTCAAGTATACGCTCGACCGAAAGCTTAAAACCCGAAGCCGGCTGCACCAAAATCCTAATCCTATGGCTAAGAGCAGTGGCAGCCGGGGTCTTGTTGAGTATAACAATCCACCTTTTATTCCATACGATGATGGGAGTCACCATAATAGGGAAAGCCCACCTCAGCTCATCCCAAATTTGGTTGTTCAAGGTGATGGATCCTCGTTTATTCGATTAACCTCTGATACAAGCAAAGGGAGAGTTGAAAGAAAATAG
- the LOC108452261 gene encoding phytosulfokine receptor 1, which yields MTQTDDIAYDSILVLLSISLFILGIVLIIIICRKKPQKPDQKHLELPAKFCASSYQLTDIDAATDGFNTRRIVGKGRLGTVFAAISPSGELVAVKRIHPRLVLSNAGFGFASIIKTLSLAQHPNVVPIIGYSQAPGERIIVMEFVGMVNLDFYLHENSDGASLLDWNRRLRVAAGVARGIEYLHQGMAPNIVHGALKASNILLDVKFVAKLCDYGLSFLAPKEMTGLVGHVDDEYWAEKGGGACKESDVYGFGVVLLELLTGRRSEQGLLVRWALPLIKAKRFSELLDPRLVIPSDIKPLLRLAKVASACVGNYRKDRPSISQVASILNNLEIEVCH from the coding sequence ATGACCCAAACCGACGATATTGCTTACGATTCGATTTTGGTTcttctctccatctctcttttCATTCTTGGTATCGtcctcatcatcatcatctgcAGGAAGAAACCACAAAAGCCCGATCAGAAACATTTAGAGCTCCCCGCCAAGTTTTGTGCCAGCTCCTATCAGTTAACCGACATAGATGCAGCGACAGATGGCTTTAACACTAGAAGGATCGTCGGGAAAGGCCGCTTAGGTACTGTTTTTGCAGCCATATCGCCGAGCGGGGAGCTCGTTGCGGTGAAAAGGATACATCCACGGCTTGTATTAAGCAATGCTGGATTCGGGTTTGCTTCGATAATAAAAACACTTTCGTTGGCTCAGCATCCTAACGTAGTCCCAATCATAGGGTATTCACAAGCGCCGGGTGAGAGAATCATCGTGATGGAGTTTGTCGGCATGGTGAATTTGGATTTTTATTTGCATGAAAACTCCGATGGTGCTTCGTTGTTAGATTGGAATCGGCGTTTGAGGGTTGCTGCCGGGGTGGCCAGGGGGATCGAGTATTTGCATCAAGGGATGGCGCCCAATATAGTACACGGTGCATTAAAGGCGTCGAATATATTATTAGATGTGAAATTTGTTGCCAAGTTATGTGATTACGGGCTATCGTTTTTGGCACCCAAAGAGATGACGGGGCTTGTGGGGCATGTAGATGACGAGTATTGGGCTGAAAAGGGAGGTGGTGCTTGCAAGGAAAGCGATGTTTATGGCTTTGGGGTGGTGTTGTTGGAACTTTTGACAGGGAGGAGAAGTGAACAAGGGTTGCTTGTGAGATGGGCATTGCCATTGATCAAAGCCAAAAGGTTTAGTGAACTTTTGGACCCTAGACTAGTAATTCCCTCTGATATAAAACCTCTTCTTAGACTGGCAAAAGTTGCTTCAGCTTGTGTTGGTAATTACAGAAAAGACAGGCCTTCCATTTCTCAAGTGGCATCCATTTTGAACAATCTGGAGATTGAGGTCTGTCATTAA